A stretch of the Bdellovibrio sp. 22V genome encodes the following:
- a CDS encoding ribonucleotide-diphosphate reductase subunit beta — protein sequence MILDPGFNLTLRPMKYPVFYEMYKNGIKNTWTVDEVDFSTDLVDLHSKMTPAERHLISRLVAFFATGDSIVGNNLVLNLYKHVNTPEGRMYLSRQLYEEALHVQFYLTLLDTYIPNPDERAEAFAAIENIPSIKKKADFCFKWMDSINEIDTLQTKEDRRRFLMNLICFATCVEGLFFYAAFAYVYFLRSKGLLSGLASGTNWVFRDESMHMAFALEVIKTARKEEPDLFNSQMEDMVTQMLEDAIECEMEFANDVLQLGVAGLSPKDMRQYLEYCADQRLESLSIAPRYNVKNPFAFMELQDMQELANFFERRVSAYQTGISGSVAFDEAF from the coding sequence ATGATTTTAGATCCTGGCTTTAACTTAACTTTGCGCCCAATGAAATACCCTGTTTTCTACGAAATGTACAAAAACGGGATTAAGAACACTTGGACTGTGGATGAAGTTGATTTCTCTACAGACCTTGTGGACCTTCACTCCAAGATGACTCCGGCAGAAAGACACTTGATCTCTCGCTTGGTGGCTTTCTTTGCAACAGGTGACTCTATCGTTGGTAACAATCTTGTATTGAACTTGTACAAACACGTAAATACGCCAGAAGGCCGTATGTACTTGTCTCGTCAGCTTTACGAAGAAGCTTTGCACGTGCAATTCTACCTCACTCTTTTGGATACTTATATTCCAAATCCAGACGAGAGAGCGGAAGCGTTTGCTGCGATTGAAAACATCCCTTCTATCAAGAAAAAAGCCGACTTCTGCTTTAAGTGGATGGATTCCATCAATGAAATCGATACTCTTCAGACAAAAGAAGACCGTCGCCGTTTCTTGATGAACTTGATCTGCTTCGCAACTTGCGTTGAAGGTTTGTTCTTCTATGCAGCGTTTGCTTACGTTTACTTCTTGCGCTCTAAAGGTTTGTTGTCAGGTCTTGCATCCGGCACAAACTGGGTTTTCCGTGACGAATCTATGCACATGGCTTTCGCTTTGGAAGTCATCAAAACAGCTCGTAAAGAAGAACCAGATCTTTTCAACTCACAAATGGAAGACATGGTTACACAAATGCTTGAAGACGCTATCGAGTGTGAGATGGAATTTGCGAACGACGTATTACAATTAGGTGTAGCTGGTTTGTCTCCAAAAGACATGCGCCAATACCTTGAGTACTGCGCAGATCAACGTCTTGAGAGCTTGAGCATTGCTCCTCGTTACAACGTGAAAAATCCATTCGCGTTCATGGAGCTTCAAGATATGCAAGAACTTGCAAACTTCTTTGAAAGACGCGTTTCCGCTTACCAAACTGGCATCAGCGGCTCTGTGGCTTTCGACGAGGCTTTCTAA
- a CDS encoding ribonucleoside-diphosphate reductase subunit alpha → MLETTAHIMRVKKRDGTLEPVDVTKIVERVTRNCQGLTQVDPLRVATKAISGLYDGATTNELDNLCIQTASLLIGEEPEYSRLAARLLSTYIDEEVRSQKIQSFADSVAFGHSVGLLSETTYKFVEANKAALCAAIEPYRTDRFEYFGLRTVYDRYLLKNPTSRQVFETPQYFFMRVACGLAQSVEEAIEFYRLISSHDYMASTPTLFNSGTTRPQMSSCYLLDSPDDDLQAIYNKYTDIALLSKFAGGIGVAYSRVRSRGSLIKGTNGHSNGIIPWLKTMDSSVAAVNQGGKRKGAACVYLETWHADIEEFLELRDNTGDEAKRTHNLNLANWVPDLFMKRVEADAMWSLFDPRVVPHFVDTYGPEFEAAYEDAESKKLYVKQIKARDLYSRMMKTLAQTGNGWMTFKDAANMKANQTGEAGNVIHLSNLCTEILEVTSNKETAVCNLGSVNLGRHVENGQFNFEKLAKSVRTAVKYLDRVVDINFYPIQTAQDSNHKWRPVGLGVMGLQDAFFQLKLPFDSAAARDLSAKIQEEIYYNALLTSCELAEKFGPHGAYEQTKAAKGLLQYDLWGVTPSQPERFEKLKERIKKHGLRNSLMIAIAPTATIASIVGCYEAIEPQVSNLFKRETLSGEFMQINKYLVSELKAIGLWNEDLRNEIKMQDGSIQDVAAIPQQLKELYRTVWEIPMKSLIDMAADRGAYIDQAQSLNLFMESPTIGKVSSMYMYAWKKGVKTTYYLRSRPATKIAKTTVKSSNSSGLAMNAAGNSMDAAPAVEAQEAAPKKTYTDAEVIACSLENPEACEACQ, encoded by the coding sequence ATGTTGGAAACAACAGCTCACATCATGAGAGTTAAAAAAAGAGATGGCACTTTGGAGCCTGTCGACGTCACGAAGATCGTTGAACGTGTGACAAGAAATTGCCAAGGCTTAACTCAAGTCGATCCACTTCGTGTTGCGACAAAAGCAATCAGCGGTCTTTATGATGGCGCGACAACAAACGAACTTGATAATCTTTGTATTCAGACAGCGTCTTTGCTTATCGGTGAAGAGCCTGAGTATTCTCGTTTGGCGGCTCGCCTTCTTTCTACATACATTGACGAAGAAGTTCGTTCTCAGAAAATCCAATCTTTCGCAGACTCTGTGGCTTTCGGTCACTCTGTAGGTCTGTTGTCTGAAACGACTTACAAATTCGTTGAAGCTAACAAAGCAGCTCTTTGCGCAGCGATCGAACCGTACCGCACAGACCGTTTTGAATACTTCGGTTTGAGAACTGTTTACGATCGTTACCTTTTGAAGAACCCTACTTCACGTCAGGTGTTTGAGACCCCTCAATACTTCTTCATGCGTGTGGCTTGTGGTCTTGCTCAATCTGTTGAAGAAGCGATCGAATTCTATCGTTTGATTTCTTCTCACGATTACATGGCTTCAACTCCGACGTTGTTCAACTCTGGAACAACTCGTCCGCAAATGTCATCTTGCTACCTCCTCGATTCTCCAGATGACGATTTGCAAGCGATCTACAATAAATACACAGACATCGCTTTGCTTTCTAAATTCGCTGGCGGTATCGGCGTTGCTTACTCTCGCGTTCGCTCCCGTGGTTCTTTGATCAAAGGAACAAACGGTCACTCGAACGGTATCATTCCTTGGTTGAAAACAATGGATTCTTCCGTTGCAGCTGTAAACCAAGGTGGAAAACGTAAAGGCGCGGCTTGTGTGTACCTTGAAACATGGCACGCCGACATCGAGGAGTTCCTAGAACTTCGCGACAACACAGGTGACGAAGCGAAACGTACACACAACTTGAACTTGGCGAACTGGGTTCCAGACTTGTTCATGAAACGCGTTGAAGCGGATGCGATGTGGTCTTTGTTCGACCCGCGCGTGGTTCCTCATTTCGTAGACACTTACGGACCTGAGTTCGAAGCGGCTTACGAAGATGCTGAATCTAAAAAACTTTATGTTAAGCAAATCAAAGCTCGCGACCTTTACTCTCGCATGATGAAAACTCTTGCGCAGACTGGTAACGGCTGGATGACTTTCAAAGATGCTGCCAACATGAAGGCCAACCAAACGGGCGAAGCTGGCAACGTGATTCACTTGTCGAACCTTTGCACAGAGATCTTGGAAGTGACTTCAAATAAAGAAACAGCGGTGTGCAACCTTGGTTCTGTGAACTTGGGCCGCCACGTTGAAAACGGTCAATTCAACTTTGAAAAGTTGGCGAAATCCGTTCGCACAGCTGTGAAATACTTGGACCGCGTTGTTGATATCAACTTCTACCCTATCCAAACGGCTCAGGACTCCAACCACAAATGGCGTCCCGTAGGTTTGGGTGTAATGGGTCTTCAGGATGCTTTCTTCCAATTGAAGCTTCCGTTTGACTCTGCAGCGGCTCGTGACCTTTCTGCGAAGATCCAAGAAGAGATTTACTACAATGCCCTTCTCACTTCTTGTGAATTGGCTGAGAAATTCGGACCTCACGGCGCTTACGAACAAACAAAAGCGGCGAAAGGTTTGTTGCAGTACGATCTTTGGGGTGTAACACCTTCTCAACCAGAGCGTTTTGAGAAATTGAAAGAACGTATCAAAAAGCACGGCTTGAGAAACTCTTTGATGATCGCTATTGCTCCAACAGCAACAATCGCTTCTATCGTAGGTTGCTACGAGGCGATCGAGCCACAAGTATCCAACTTGTTCAAACGTGAAACACTTTCTGGTGAGTTCATGCAGATCAACAAATACTTGGTGTCTGAATTGAAAGCGATCGGCCTTTGGAATGAAGACCTTCGTAACGAAATCAAAATGCAAGACGGCTCTATCCAAGACGTGGCTGCAATTCCTCAGCAATTGAAAGAATTGTACCGCACTGTTTGGGAAATCCCGATGAAGTCATTGATCGACATGGCTGCAGACCGTGGCGCATACATCGACCAAGCTCAATCTTTGAACTTGTTCATGGAAAGCCCGACGATCGGTAAAGTTTCTTCTATGTACATGTATGCATGGAAGAAAGGCGTGAAAACGACTTATTACTTGCGCTCTCGTCCTGCGACGAAGATCGCTAAGACAACTGTGAAGTCTTCGAACTCTTCTGGTCTTGCTATGAACGCAGCTGGAAATTCAATGGATGCAGCTCCTGCGGTTGAAGCGCAAGAAGCCGCTCCTAAAAAGACTTACACAGACGCTGAAGTCATCGCGTGCTCTTTGGAAAATCCAGAAGCTTGCGAGGCTTGTCAGTAG
- a CDS encoding tail fiber domain-containing protein — MRNGTYYLLALILFLSMKVFASPNSLTYQGRILKSDGTPLEYNNVSFLFEITNPSGNCVLYREQRNTVNMMNSGGVFDVPIGSGTKLYPTDPLYTLLDSFNNSKVQNCDGGATYTPAQGDIRLLKVQFHDGVGWKAVSPSSEIRSVPYAAFSLATEKLGTKTENDFVAKTLLPTCAAGTFLAWDGTNFSCNAVSGASGGTVTDVTSANSYLTIINNTSTPLLTLNVGTSANTVAAGNDSRFTDARTPTGSAGGDLSGTYPNPSVAKIQGTDLGISAPASGQFLKYSGSQWVNSAIAISDVTNLSSTLSGYLTTAAFDTAVGSANCAVHETPYWSSVAGKFLCQAINVSVAGDVSGTIGAVSVNKIKGVSVDSTVPTAGQVLKYDGTKWAPAADNNGGGTVTNVSGTAPISVASGTTTPTISISQATTSTNGYLSSTDWNTFNNKQAAGNYITALTGDVTATGPNSAAATVAKLQGTTLTITSPSTGQYLRHNGTAFVNSALNASDLSGTISASNIPNLDWSKITTGKPTTLSGYGITDSLVSNAGGTPSVQTGLDASKPASPTAGSIYFATDTNKIYQYNSGAWSVMASASGSGGTITGVTAGTGLSGGGTSGNVTLSLPNSGVAAGSYTRASITVDAQGRITTASNGAAINLTSDVTGVLPITNGGTGANTAVTAFNALSPITAKGALITNDGTNDVSLAVGTNGQVLSADSTQAGGLKWITPTTGTVTSVTGTLPIVVATGTSTPVISVNDATTSAKGVVQVGSGIAVSSGTISADPANFPSAVPVTKGGTGATSMTANRLVASDGTGSSYTPFTCGVGQTITFNASGVPGCQTFTAAGFYINGGNSFGGAATLGTNDANSLSLKTNNSVAMTIDTTGKVGIGSTVPSDLLTISQADGSGGLTIFNNSSTASRSPGIMIKNYTGTFSGGGDLIFENARGSSVSATAVASGDNLGQILFQGLRSGSSYSTGAQIYAQASENWTSSTSGTNLIFGTISSGSTSVTERMRLDGNTGRFGIGASSPNNLLQVGPTGSQSSKYGVYVGSYLSSAGQASYVGNWTSSGYWGIGPATNASDNALRIGISADQQGTWATTQNINLQIGGTVTTSYEGGDAAYWAKSSTSGSANSGGSFIGTRTRGTLAAPTHPLANDLLAQFLGKNGITNTANPGMVIWASENQSATALGDYITFYTTPNGATASLQRMRITNDGKVGIGTSNPGNLLTLANATSGSRLLNIMPVGTASDQRASMLFGDYEVGQDSMVNGTKDFYIWDANGPATRFHINTSGWVSFNKGGSNPAIAPFTLYNATAPYMGYEEADTGQRFYVGVDASHFWIRPGPTTASANAFTVSPGGLVMINAATNPSSLNFWVNGTAGGTSAYQNLSDKRLKTHVEVIPQALEKVLQLRGVTFDWQQDVRPDLNLPKNRDMGVIAQEVEAQFPEAVQTDSQGFKSVAYTKLIGPLIESTKELAGLCKLNDSQIAKLQNLVEKQEREIASVKKENAELRQAICEVNPKAKICKK; from the coding sequence ATGAGAAACGGTACGTATTATCTCTTGGCTCTAATCTTATTTTTGTCTATGAAGGTTTTCGCCTCACCGAATTCCTTAACCTATCAAGGACGAATTTTAAAGTCAGACGGAACACCGTTAGAATATAATAACGTCAGCTTTCTTTTTGAAATCACAAATCCCAGCGGAAACTGCGTTTTGTACAGGGAACAAAGAAACACCGTGAACATGATGAACTCCGGCGGTGTTTTTGATGTGCCCATTGGTTCTGGCACAAAGCTTTATCCCACAGACCCTCTTTACACTCTTCTTGATTCCTTTAATAACTCGAAAGTTCAAAACTGTGATGGCGGAGCCACTTACACTCCCGCTCAAGGGGATATTCGTCTTTTAAAAGTTCAATTTCACGACGGTGTCGGCTGGAAGGCCGTCTCCCCTTCAAGTGAAATCCGTTCTGTACCTTATGCTGCTTTTTCACTCGCGACAGAAAAATTGGGAACTAAGACGGAAAATGATTTCGTTGCGAAAACTCTTCTTCCCACTTGTGCTGCGGGAACTTTCTTAGCCTGGGACGGCACTAACTTTAGCTGTAATGCCGTAAGTGGTGCCAGTGGCGGAACCGTGACGGATGTGACCTCCGCAAATTCTTATTTAACTATTATCAATAACACCTCGACGCCCCTGCTGACTTTAAACGTGGGAACCTCTGCAAACACAGTGGCCGCTGGTAATGACTCCCGGTTTACGGATGCTCGAACTCCGACAGGCTCTGCCGGCGGGGATTTAAGCGGCACTTATCCCAATCCTTCTGTGGCGAAAATTCAAGGGACAGATTTAGGGATCTCGGCTCCTGCGAGCGGACAGTTTTTGAAATACTCAGGCAGTCAATGGGTGAACTCGGCCATTGCGATTTCTGATGTGACAAATCTTTCATCGACATTAAGTGGCTATTTAACGACGGCGGCGTTTGATACCGCTGTAGGAAGTGCGAATTGCGCTGTTCATGAAACACCGTATTGGAGTTCGGTTGCAGGAAAATTCCTCTGTCAAGCCATCAATGTCTCTGTTGCCGGTGATGTGAGTGGAACGATTGGCGCTGTAAGCGTAAATAAAATCAAAGGTGTTTCCGTCGATTCAACCGTGCCGACTGCAGGACAAGTTCTTAAATATGATGGAACAAAATGGGCACCCGCGGCTGATAACAACGGCGGCGGTACCGTCACCAATGTCAGCGGCACGGCTCCTATCAGTGTCGCGTCGGGAACGACGACACCGACGATCTCAATCTCTCAGGCGACGACATCCACAAACGGATATTTAAGTTCGACTGATTGGAATACGTTTAACAATAAACAAGCTGCCGGAAATTACATCACGGCTCTTACCGGTGATGTCACGGCAACAGGCCCGAACTCGGCAGCGGCAACAGTGGCAAAACTTCAGGGTACAACTTTAACGATCACTTCACCGTCGACGGGGCAATATCTAAGACACAATGGAACTGCATTTGTAAACTCCGCACTTAATGCCAGCGATTTAAGTGGCACTATTTCTGCTTCTAATATTCCTAATTTAGACTGGTCAAAAATTACCACGGGGAAACCGACAACACTCAGCGGATACGGCATCACGGATTCTTTAGTGAGCAATGCGGGAGGCACTCCTTCTGTTCAAACGGGACTTGATGCAAGCAAACCCGCTTCACCTACGGCGGGTTCTATTTATTTTGCGACGGACACAAATAAAATCTATCAATACAACTCCGGCGCCTGGAGTGTCATGGCCTCCGCATCAGGTTCAGGCGGGACAATCACAGGGGTCACTGCAGGAACAGGACTCAGTGGTGGCGGCACTTCCGGCAACGTCACGTTGAGCCTTCCCAACTCGGGAGTCGCGGCAGGCTCTTACACACGCGCTAGTATCACCGTCGATGCGCAAGGGCGTATTACGACAGCGAGCAATGGCGCTGCGATTAATTTAACTTCTGACGTCACGGGAGTTTTACCGATCACGAATGGTGGCACCGGTGCAAACACCGCAGTCACCGCATTTAATGCTCTCTCACCTATCACAGCAAAAGGCGCATTAATCACCAACGATGGCACCAATGATGTGAGTCTTGCCGTCGGAACCAATGGCCAGGTCCTTTCTGCCGACTCCACACAAGCTGGCGGACTTAAATGGATCACACCAACAACTGGAACTGTCACGAGTGTGACGGGAACTCTTCCGATTGTGGTGGCAACAGGAACTTCGACTCCTGTTATTTCAGTCAATGATGCGACAACGTCTGCGAAAGGTGTCGTGCAGGTTGGATCCGGTATTGCGGTTTCTTCCGGTACAATCAGCGCGGACCCAGCGAATTTTCCTTCTGCGGTTCCAGTAACCAAAGGAGGTACGGGCGCCACCTCTATGACAGCCAATCGCTTGGTAGCCTCCGATGGGACAGGTTCCAGCTACACTCCATTTACGTGCGGAGTGGGGCAAACGATCACCTTTAATGCGAGTGGTGTTCCAGGCTGTCAGACATTCACCGCTGCCGGGTTTTATATTAACGGTGGAAACTCTTTCGGTGGAGCTGCGACCTTAGGAACAAACGACGCGAATTCTTTGTCACTAAAAACAAACAACTCTGTTGCGATGACTATCGATACCACAGGCAAAGTGGGTATCGGCAGCACAGTTCCGAGCGATCTCTTAACGATATCTCAAGCTGACGGTTCCGGTGGTCTCACGATTTTTAATAATTCATCAACCGCTTCACGGTCTCCGGGAATTATGATTAAGAACTACACCGGAACTTTCTCAGGCGGTGGCGATCTTATTTTTGAAAATGCTCGCGGCAGCAGTGTTTCAGCGACAGCCGTTGCAAGTGGTGATAACTTAGGACAAATTCTTTTTCAGGGTTTAAGAAGTGGCTCCAGCTATTCAACAGGAGCGCAGATTTATGCGCAGGCCTCAGAAAACTGGACATCATCGACATCAGGAACAAATTTAATTTTCGGCACTATCAGCTCCGGAAGCACAAGCGTGACAGAACGCATGCGCTTGGACGGCAACACAGGGAGATTCGGTATCGGTGCCAGCTCTCCGAACAATCTCTTGCAAGTGGGTCCTACTGGATCCCAATCAAGCAAATATGGTGTTTATGTCGGATCTTACTTAAGCAGTGCTGGACAAGCTTCTTATGTGGGGAACTGGACGAGCTCCGGGTATTGGGGTATCGGTCCTGCGACGAATGCATCTGACAATGCTCTTCGTATCGGTATTTCCGCTGATCAACAGGGCACTTGGGCGACGACTCAAAATATCAATTTACAAATTGGTGGTACGGTCACCACGAGCTACGAAGGCGGAGATGCCGCTTATTGGGCGAAGTCTTCAACCTCGGGTTCTGCAAACTCCGGTGGCTCTTTTATAGGAACGCGCACTCGCGGAACGCTCGCAGCGCCGACCCACCCTCTTGCTAATGATTTATTGGCGCAGTTTTTAGGTAAAAACGGCATTACAAATACGGCCAACCCCGGAATGGTGATTTGGGCCTCTGAAAACCAATCGGCCACAGCCTTGGGTGACTACATCACTTTCTATACGACACCAAATGGAGCAACGGCATCACTGCAACGTATGCGCATTACGAATGACGGTAAGGTGGGTATCGGTACAAGCAATCCAGGAAATCTTTTAACGCTCGCTAACGCCACGTCAGGAAGTCGTTTGCTCAACATTATGCCTGTGGGAACCGCTTCGGACCAACGGGCCTCCATGCTCTTTGGCGATTACGAGGTCGGACAAGATTCCATGGTGAACGGAACAAAAGATTTCTACATCTGGGATGCGAATGGACCTGCAACACGCTTTCATATCAACACAAGCGGATGGGTCAGCTTCAACAAAGGCGGATCCAATCCCGCCATTGCTCCTTTCACCCTGTACAATGCAACGGCTCCTTACATGGGTTACGAAGAAGCCGACACCGGTCAAAGATTCTACGTCGGTGTCGATGCATCGCACTTCTGGATTCGCCCGGGACCGACCACGGCCAGCGCCAATGCCTTCACGGTTTCACCGGGAGGTCTTGTCATGATTAATGCTGCAACCAATCCAAGCAGTTTGAATTTCTGGGTGAATGGGACTGCCGGCGGAACGAGTGCGTACCAGAACCTTTCTGATAAGCGTCTTAAAACTCATGTCGAGGTGATTCCTCAAGCCTTAGAAAAGGTTCTGCAGCTTCGCGGAGTCACCTTTGATTGGCAACAGGATGTCCGCCCCGATTTGAACTTACCTAAAAATAGAGACATGGGAGTTATCGCGCAGGAAGTGGAAGCTCAGTTCCCTGAAGCCGTACAAACCGACAGCCAAGGTTTTAAATCTGTGGCCTATACGAAGTTGATCGGACCGCTGATTGAATCAACCAAAGAGCTTGCAGGCCTCTGCAAACTTAACGACTCGCAAATCGCGAAATTGCAAAATCTGGTTGAAAAACAAGAGCGTGAGATTGCTTCCGTAAAGAAAGAAAATGCGGAGCTTCGTCAGGCTATCTGCGAAGTGAATCCAAAAGCCAAAATCTGTAAAAAATAA
- a CDS encoding transporter substrate-binding domain-containing protein, with translation MRTLLYVFLILFAPLLVTAKPVVLATFPIPLMVENPHSGLFVNLTKEIAKRNSRDIEIVIFPTGKTLLAFSSGKIDGFFPALDVYVPKVAAKSAPFYNKIDYVFYKKSRPLKSLKDLEGKKVGLTFRYPYVKELTSNKKIKFEFAADDVINMKKLGQGTIDAFVVEERSGLKALQMSGQKGIEFDKNAPLSEQTVYYAFQNSEQGRHLAEVFSKSIESMRKDGSLAKILNETP, from the coding sequence ATGCGAACGTTGTTGTACGTCTTCTTAATTTTGTTTGCGCCTCTTCTTGTTACCGCAAAGCCTGTTGTACTCGCGACGTTTCCTATTCCGTTGATGGTGGAAAACCCGCACTCCGGGCTTTTTGTGAATCTGACCAAAGAAATCGCCAAAAGAAACAGCCGGGATATTGAAATCGTGATTTTTCCGACTGGAAAAACGCTGCTTGCTTTCAGCAGCGGGAAAATCGACGGTTTTTTCCCGGCCCTCGATGTCTATGTTCCTAAAGTCGCGGCAAAGAGCGCGCCCTTTTATAACAAGATAGATTATGTGTTTTATAAAAAGAGCCGCCCGTTGAAGTCTTTGAAAGACTTAGAAGGCAAAAAAGTCGGACTGACGTTCCGTTATCCTTACGTGAAAGAGCTGACCAGCAATAAGAAAATTAAATTCGAATTTGCCGCTGACGATGTCATCAATATGAAAAAGTTGGGGCAAGGTACGATCGATGCTTTTGTCGTTGAAGAAAGATCCGGTCTAAAAGCCTTACAGATGAGCGGGCAAAAAGGCATTGAGTTCGATAAAAACGCGCCTTTGTCAGAGCAAACCGTTTATTATGCGTTTCAAAACTCGGAACAAGGCCGGCATCTTGCGGAAGTGTTCTCGAAATCAATTGAGTCCATGCGTAAAGACGGAAGTCTCGCTAAAATTCTTAACGAGACTCCTTAG
- a CDS encoding MnmC family methyltransferase has protein sequence MKSWQDIGFEIEITGDGSPSLRLLQSVDPLKDRGESMHHSGGACAETLLIYGEPIRHVLEKVQKPHFLVVGLGLGYIEMVVAREALLLGKSSADVGRISSYESVPELRLFFYQWLYDQKTEVHPEVWETYEAVFHHVFVGTHLKKEDVQVFLRARFAKLEDIYGPLSEDSQVESKYHCVLYDAFSSKTSPFLWEESFLTSFLNQAAENTCVVSTYACKGSLKRALKSQGFEIFVREGFQGKRNSTLATKNF, from the coding sequence ATGAAGTCTTGGCAGGACATCGGATTTGAAATTGAAATCACAGGAGACGGCAGCCCAAGTCTTCGTCTTTTGCAGTCCGTAGATCCACTTAAGGATCGCGGCGAATCCATGCATCACTCAGGCGGAGCCTGCGCAGAAACGCTATTAATCTATGGCGAACCGATTCGCCATGTTCTTGAAAAAGTACAGAAGCCTCACTTTTTAGTGGTTGGTTTGGGCTTGGGCTACATCGAAATGGTGGTGGCTCGCGAAGCTCTCTTGCTGGGAAAATCCAGTGCGGATGTCGGGCGTATCTCCAGTTACGAAAGCGTTCCCGAGCTGCGTTTGTTTTTCTATCAATGGCTTTATGATCAAAAAACAGAAGTGCATCCCGAGGTGTGGGAAACCTATGAAGCGGTTTTCCATCATGTGTTCGTGGGAACCCATCTTAAAAAAGAAGACGTTCAGGTCTTTTTGCGGGCTCGCTTCGCTAAACTAGAAGACATTTATGGACCTCTCAGTGAAGATTCGCAAGTGGAGTCAAAATATCACTGCGTCCTTTATGATGCCTTTAGTTCAAAGACGTCGCCTTTTCTTTGGGAAGAGTCTTTTCTAACGTCATTTCTAAATCAGGCGGCGGAGAACACGTGTGTTGTTTCCACTTACGCATGTAAGGGGAGTCTTAAACGCGCACTGAAAAGTCAGGGGTTTGAGATTTTTGTCCGCGAAGGTTTTCAAGGAAAAAGGAACTCTACTTTGGCGACGAAAAATTTCTAA
- a CDS encoding TIGR01212 family radical SAM protein (This family includes YhcC from E. coli K-12, an uncharacterized radical SAM protein.), which yields MEKGWLGLPYHTISEHYNKLFGEKVYKVPVSVVDDCPNRRGLKGMQTCVFCDVWGSAANKESLSMELRTQIEKYQTQIGEKYKAKAFLIYFQAYTNTFTKVSALRHNFDVALSYPWVKGFTLGTRPDCLSKAVLDLWQEYHEKSFVAVELGVQSFFNDQLEFMRRGHTAEASIEAVHKIAAATKVDLGIHLIFGNPGETDEHIIKTAEIVNTLPITNVKLHNLHVLKQTPLEEMYHRGEFMPIDRETYARRVELFLQHLSPRFAMHRLAAYSSRWDELVAPEWTKDKMGTHQFIIDYLRSQKSFQSQKFTAHSEEDIAGQKRLQEKSVPVPPTHA from the coding sequence ATGGAAAAAGGTTGGTTAGGTCTTCCCTATCATACTATCAGCGAGCACTACAATAAGCTCTTTGGAGAAAAGGTCTATAAGGTCCCTGTCTCCGTCGTTGATGATTGCCCAAACCGCCGCGGCCTTAAAGGCATGCAGACCTGCGTTTTTTGTGACGTTTGGGGTTCTGCCGCTAATAAAGAAAGCCTTTCCATGGAGCTTCGCACGCAGATCGAGAAATACCAAACTCAGATTGGAGAGAAGTACAAGGCGAAGGCTTTTTTGATCTACTTCCAGGCTTACACAAACACGTTCACAAAAGTCTCGGCCCTTCGCCACAATTTCGATGTCGCTCTTTCTTATCCTTGGGTGAAAGGTTTTACTCTCGGCACGCGTCCTGACTGTCTTTCCAAAGCGGTTTTGGATCTGTGGCAAGAATATCATGAGAAATCTTTTGTAGCCGTCGAGCTGGGTGTGCAAAGTTTCTTTAACGACCAGTTGGAGTTCATGCGCCGAGGCCACACGGCGGAGGCTTCTATCGAAGCAGTTCACAAGATCGCGGCCGCAACTAAAGTGGATCTAGGAATTCACTTAATCTTCGGCAACCCCGGCGAGACGGACGAGCATATTATAAAAACAGCCGAGATCGTAAATACTCTGCCGATCACGAACGTGAAGCTGCATAATCTGCACGTGTTAAAACAGACTCCTCTTGAGGAGATGTATCATCGCGGAGAATTCATGCCGATTGATCGTGAGACCTACGCTCGTCGCGTGGAGCTGTTTTTACAGCATCTCTCGCCGAGATTTGCGATGCATCGCTTGGCGGCTTACTCTTCTCGTTGGGATGAGCTTGTAGCGCCCGAGTGGACGAAGGATAAAATGGGCACGCACCAGTTTATTATCGACTATTTGCGCTCGCAAAAGTCGTTTCAATCGCAAAAATTCACTGCCCACAGCGAAGAAGACATCGCGGGCCAAAAAAGACTGCAAGAAAAGTCCGTTCCTGTTCCGCCAACTCATGCCTAG